Proteins encoded by one window of Thermococcus sp. Bubb.Bath:
- the udg gene encoding type-4 uracil-DNA glycosylase translates to MADSRKEKLMHELEEKIRSCQKCPLGKLRTNAVPGAGSYDARAMLVGEAPGYWEDQKGFPFVGRAGKLLDGLLAEIGLSRKDVYITNIVKCRPPENRDPTEEEIKACSPYLDRQIDIIQPKVIVPLGRHSMGYILRKFGFEPEPISKIHGKTFEAHTLFGKITIMPMYHPAAALYKPPLREELRKDFVKLKTILDGLR, encoded by the coding sequence ATGGCGGATTCCAGGAAAGAGAAGCTGATGCACGAGCTTGAGGAGAAAATCAGGAGCTGCCAGAAGTGCCCTCTTGGAAAGCTTAGGACGAACGCCGTCCCCGGTGCCGGAAGCTACGACGCGAGGGCTATGCTCGTGGGTGAGGCGCCGGGATACTGGGAAGACCAGAAGGGCTTCCCCTTCGTCGGTAGGGCTGGGAAGCTTCTCGATGGACTTTTGGCAGAAATCGGCCTGAGCAGGAAAGATGTTTACATCACCAACATCGTCAAGTGCCGCCCGCCTGAAAACCGCGACCCAACGGAGGAGGAAATCAAGGCGTGCTCTCCCTACCTTGACAGGCAGATAGACATAATCCAGCCGAAGGTCATCGTACCCCTAGGGAGACACTCGATGGGATACATCCTCCGGAAGTTCGGCTTTGAGCCCGAGCCAATAAGCAAAATCCACGGAAAGACCTTCGAGGCACATACGCTCTTCGGAAAAATCACGATAATGCCAATGTACCATCCGGCAGCCGCCCTCTACAAGCCGCCACTTAGGGAAGAGCTGAGAAAAGATTTCGTAAAGCTGAAAACAATCCTGGATGGGCTTAGATGA